The Medicago truncatula cultivar Jemalong A17 chromosome 7, MtrunA17r5.0-ANR, whole genome shotgun sequence genome includes the window AAACCGCCCAAAATTACAGAATCCAGATCCTTCATCAAAAATGATATAGAACATCGTACTTTCAAGGAATATAACAGTCCATGCACTAAACATGACTCGTTTATCTGAGGAAGAGGATCAAAATGTGAgcatttttaaggaaaagacCACATTAACATTATGATGAATTACAATAATCTCACAAGGATTAAATATCACAATCCTCGGGATATAATCACCCTTATAGAAGGAACTATAGGTTAAAAATATTACACGCCTACACAATATGGACAgcaacaaaatataaagcaaGAAGAAACAATGAAACACGCAACCTTCGCTTTTCTCATTCGGTATTAGTCTTGAGGCTAGGTTCAACATTCTTCTCTTTCGTGCTATCCACTATTTTGGTTTCAACATGACTAACCCCCTCGGTTGCATCGACAACGACTTCACAGGTGTTTGACTTTTGAGGCAGCTTTCGATCAAGACTCTGAGCAGCTTCTGACAGCTCTTCGGACTCATCACCTTCACGCCTTTCGGTGGGATTTTGAACAGCTTCCACTTCACGCCGTTCAGTGGGATTTTGAACAGCTTCCACTTCACGCCTTTCGGTGGGGTTTTGAACAGCTTCTGCATCGTGCCCTGCAGTGTCAACACTTTGTGCCTCTGAACTTGAAGCTTCCAACTCTTCATACTTAGAAACCAACTGCTGCAGCTCATCATTGAGATATAAAGCCTCAAAAAGTGTCTCTTCGTCATTTGCGGTGCTTtccacaatctccttgataagAAAGAGTGATTGCTTGCACTTATCCAGCAGACTCAAAGTTAAATCTTCCTACAACCACACAAAATCTTGTACTTTCTAttaggaaaaaatatattattgcgGTGCATTTATTAGATATTTggatctttaattatttgatcaGGGATTCaacaatttcttaaatagatcTCAATTATCTCGATATATTAATCTCCACTGCTGCATTCAAAGGTACCTtgatttcccaaaaaaaaataattattatcaaATTTGTTTCAGCCTCCTGTTTAATAGATTTCTGGATCTATCCTTGGATAAGaggcaaaaaaaattatatccaGCATAAGAATGGTATCCTTGCATGGAAAAGCAGTTAATTTAGAATCTGGCAAGAAACATCATGAAGTAGtaaacataacaacaatttattGTTCAGGTGTTGCTAGCAGCACttctttaatttcaaaaaagtttACCTTTAAAGGTTTTGGCTCTGCCTCAGAATTTAATATGCTAGAGAGCAATTCAAGACTGTTTCGAGCAACCACAAGAtgctctttcttctcttcagcTGATGCTGGTTGGTGATCAGAAAAGAAAGCTGCCGAGTCGTCCAGAGCAAGAGCATGTAGCCCTGCTTCTGGAACTGGGTATCTTTCAGGGGGATCTAAAGGATGTTGATAAGCACTTGACTCTGAGGCATACGGAATAGGTGGTGAATTTCCTGTCGTCATGTCAAGTGATTCACCCCTTCCTTTCAAACTCTGTAATCAATGGGAAAAAAATGTATGATTCAAATTAATAGCAGAGAGAAAAGGAGCACAAGACTACATcatggtaaaataaaaaataggtgtCATATTTGGAAGAGGAGAGAATAAATAAGAACATGATATTCACATCAAAACCAACATTCTGTAGAATGATATCCGAAGGTCACCtggtaaatgatatttttacataGTATACTTCTGCAGACAATCTCTGAGATCGATGATACTTGCTTCTTTTAAGCTTTTAATACACCTTCTCAATGAAATTTTCTTATCCAAATTTCAATCAAGTTTTTCTTGGAACCTATgttatttgaattatttgggAGAGAAAATAAATGGTATAGAGTTGAAGAGAAGCTTTGCATTTGAAACCAGATAAAGTAAAATGGTGTATAAAATGCAAATTCATTTAGATATATCCTAAGACAGGCTTGGAAGCCAAAGTTGGAAATCTTAATATGCAAAAATTTCAGTGCAGATACCTTGAATCCATCATAAAAGTAATGAAGAAATAGataaattaaatcatagtattcgaCCTGGGTAGACTAAATGAAAATACGTCAACATATTTTGGACCCGACATTGCCTTTTAAgattaaaagtaattttatttctcaaaaaaacaaacaattaaaagaaaattgactGCATGGTCATAAAACCAGCAACGAAAACATGTTCGGTGTTAATGAGATGAAAATGTGACAGCAGAATAGTAGTTATACGAGACATGACAGAATTAGGAATAAAAGATAGTTGGGTCTTAtggtggtttgggcatgtgtTGAGCAGACCTTGGTAAATATGACAGATCAAGATGGAAGATAGCTCAATAATTTGAGGTAATGATCAAGCAAAATAATAAGCTAACCCATCAAGAAAGAACTGAGTTTTAATGATCTAAATCACAGAACATGATCCATGACAGGACAGGACATAATGACATCATTTAATCCATATAAGTATAACCAATCCCACTTAATGGGAAaggttttgtttgttgttggtgTCGTTGTTGTTATCATAAAACGAATAATGCCTTATGGTACGGAATCTCAAACAGTAATGTCATGATTaatacataaaagaaaatgagttgtgttatttgaacatccatatatgtgacaacttttgtgacaaccaaaattttacaaaggaaatgaggtagtggcacaaaaaacaaagcaatagagagagaaagtaaaaagataatgtgagtatgagagaaagttgtcactaaagttgtaaaaaatggttgtttaaatatcatttctcagaTGAAAGATAGCCTAATAGTTAGATTAGATATAAcggaaaaccaaaaaaaaaaaaaaagtctaaacaAAACCATTGATATGGACTTAGATCTATATAGCTACTATCAGTACTTGGTCTATGAAATCTACGAGACAAATCATAATGGAAATGCAATTTGTTGGTGCTTCGCCTTGTTTAAACTTATTTAACTGAATTAATTTTAACATCCTTAATAAGGGTAGCCTCAGCCTAAAACTGCAAAATAAGATTGCCTACAATAGACCCATAATTGGTCCAACTCTGACTTCTATAAATAGAACAGCCTCTCATCATACTAAGATGAACTCTATATTTCTCCCCTTAGTTTGATCACAACTCACACACTTAGATATAGCTCTATTATTGATCAGCATATAataaatgctagcaacacactcTATAAACACTTCCTATCCTATTCTCTCCTATTACTTGaaagttgaaatttttataggtCCA containing:
- the LOC25499268 gene encoding TOM1-like protein 2, encoding MDKSKLAQFGERLKTSSANMSRIVSGKMKEILQTPTPESKIVDEATSETLSEPNWGMNLRICGLINAEEFNGSEIVKAIKRKINHKSPIVQKHSLDLLETCAMNCDKVFSEIASEKVLDDMVRLIENNQGDGGNRRRAFQLVRAWGESQDIAYLPVFSQTYMSLKGRGESLDMTTGNSPPIPYASESSAYQHPLDPPERYPVPEAGLHALALDDSAAFFSDHQPASAEEKKEHLVVARNSLELLSSILNSEAEPKPLKEDLTLSLLDKCKQSLFLIKEIVESTANDEETLFEALYLNDELQQLVSKYEELEASSSEAQSVDTAGHDAEAVQNPTERREVEAVQNPTERREVEAVQNPTERREGDESEELSEAAQSLDRKLPQKSNTCEVVVDATEGVSHVETKIVDSTKEKNVEPSLKTNTE